CCCTAATTTATGTTATCGTATTTGAAATAGCTAAATTCAATAAGAATATAATTTCTAATAAAAAAGAACAATCTAATCTGCCAGAATCTCATTATAAATTACAGATAAATGTATATAGGGTTATTGCATTGATTGCTGCACTTGCACTGGCATTTTCTAAATCTTTCTGGTTGCAGGCAGAAATTGCAGAAGTTTACACTTTAAATGCTTTTTTTATTGCATTAATGATTCTAATTCTAATCAAATGGAGTGAAAATGAAAATATCAGATTGTTATATATATTTTTCCTTGTTTACGGTTTGAGTTTAGGTGCACATGCATCCAACATCCTATTTATGCCCATATTTCTATTATTTATAGGTTGGACCAATTATAGGGTATTTTTAAACTATAAAAACTCGTCTTTGTTTGTTTTATTATTTCTTATGGGTTTATCTCAATATATCTACATATTGATAAGAGCTTCCCAATTTCCTCAATACAGCGTCATTTCACCGGGAATTGATGAATGGTGGATGTTAATAATTGCAAAACAGTATTCTTATTATTTAATTTTTTCATTATCTTCAATTCCAGAGCGGATTTTAATTTATTTCGGACATTTAAAAGCTAATTTTTTCATCATGGGTTATATATTAGGGGTAATTGGAATAATAGGATTAATTAATAAAAATATTAAGCTTGCAATGCTTCTAATTGTGATGTTCATTTTAAATATCATTTTTTATTTGAATTACTATGTTTTTGACGTTGAATTCATGTTTATTCCATCATTCCTCATATTTTCAATCTTTATTGGTGTGGGAGTGATTACAGCTTTTGATCTTATTAAATATATTTTAGATAAAGTTGAAGGGAAAACGAAATCTAAAAATATTAAAAGAAATATTTTAAAGATATTAATCATTTTTATTCTTGCATCATCACTCGTAATGGTTCCAATCACATCATATATCAACAATTACAATCAGATTGAGCAACAAGATGGAGATAGTTTTGAATATTTTGTCAGCACAACTTTAAATGAAGTTCCTTCAAATTCAACTATTATAACATACTGGAAAGCATTCACAGCCTTTAAATACTTCCAGATAGTTGAGGGAATAAATTCAAATGTAACAGTTATCCCTGTAGAAGATGATGATGTTTTAAAGGTTGTAGATCAATATAGTGATAAACAAAATGTGTTTTTAGTTCATAATCTGGACCAAATTTCGGGAGAATACTATTTAATTACTTTCTGGAATGTTCCAGATGCAGGAACAATGTATAGAATAATAAAAATAAATAAAATTTAGTTTTCTATTGCCTTTATGAGTTTAGAACATTCTTTTGCTGTTTTATGGTATTTATATGCTTTTGCAATTCTTCTTATAGCTTCAAGCATCCTTATTATAGAATCAAGCCATGAAAATATATCTCCTGCATAAACATGTATTTGATAATCCCTTAAAAACTTTTTACTAATATCAACAGGGTCTTTTTTAGATAACCGTTTTTGAAGTACTTTTCTTGAAAATTCAGTTTGGAAACAACCACAAAATGGTCTATCTTTACATCTACATGATAAAAAATCAATCTGCATGTTTATTATAGGATCTCTAAGATTAGGTTCAAGTTTTGAAATTACATCTGCTGATGACAAAATATCCATTGAAGAATCAGCAAATAATCTAGATGAAATATTGGTTTTAAGTATTTTATTCAGCCTTCTATTCACTCTTTGTGACATATACACACTTTCAAAGGGTTCAAGAGAAATGGCAATTTCAAGGGGGTTTTTATTCAAACGTTTCCTTATATAATCTGCTTCTTTATAATCTAAAAATGATACAGACACTGCTTTCCCATAATCAGTTATGTTGACATTTCCATTTTTCTCATTAATGAACCCGTAGTCTGTTAATATATCAAACGCGCTATCATAGTCTAATGGTAATTCCAGATTTTTATATGCATTTTTGAAGTCTTCCAATTTTTTTATCCTGGTTGAAGAAATATCAGCTAAAAATTGCTCAATCATGGCATTTTCTGAATATTCAAGATGTACTGGTTCTACATCACTTTCAAGTAAAGTTACAGCCATGAAATCCTCTGTTTCTTCATCAAATTTTCTTCCAACTTCTGGAATTAAATATATTTTACCAACATCATGATAAGTGGGTCTTCCAGCCCTTCCAAGCATTTGTGAAAACTCATTTGGCCCCAACCATTTATTACCCATAGTAAGAGACTCAAATATAACTTGAGATGCCGGAAAATCTACACCCGCTGCAAGTGCTGCAGTTGTAACTACTGTAGAAATTTTCTGTTTTCCAAAATCACGTTCAATTTTGTTCTTTTTAGAATAGGAAAGGCCTGCATGGTACGCTGCCGCATTTACATTTCTTTTTGTAAGATAATCTGCAATAGAATGTGTTTTTCTTCTTGAATTTGTAAATATTATAGTTTGACCATGAAATCCTTTTTTAGAGGTATTTTTGTATTCAGACCTTGCAAGTTTGGTCATTATATCTTCTTTTTCATATTCTGAATTTGCAAATATGAGGTGGCGTTCTAAAGGAACAGGACGCTTGTCATATTCTACAAGTTTCATTTTAAACTCTTTAGCAATTTCATCAGGATTTTTCACAGTTGCAGAAAGTCCTAAAACCTGTATATTATCAAAAAGTGAGTTTAACCGTTTTATAAGGCCATTAAGCCGAGGGCCACGTTCCTCATCATCAAGCATATGTATTTCATCTATTACAACAGTTCCCAGTTCCCCTAATTCCCCTGCGCCGCCTGATCTAAGCATGAAATCCAGACCTTCATATGTTCCCACAATGATATCTGCATTTCCAATATTTTCATCTCTAATTGAAAGCTCTTCTTTTGCATTTATTCTGCTCATACCTACTCTTATTGCTACTTTAAGCCCTAATTTTGAGTATCGTTTTTTAAAATCTCTGTATTTTTGATTTGCAAGAGCTACAAGAGGAGTTAAAAACATGAATTTCTTGCCATTAAGTGCATTAGGTATTCCTGCAAGTTCACCGATTAATGTCTTTCCACTTGCAGTTGCAGAAACAACAAGAAGACTTTCACCTTCAAGAAGCCCATTAGAAAGAGCCATAGATTGTACAGGTAGTAAATATTTTCCCTGTTTCTTTAATATGTCTTTAAACTCAGCGGAAATATTTATATCATCCATACTCAGTTTTGGAATATTTTTATCATCTTTTATAGTAATTTTATCGTATAATGTTAAATCAGGATTTTTTACTGGATTAAAATTAGGATCAAATACACTTAAGACTTTATTTAGGTCACCAGTTTTATCAAGCATCTTTTTAAAATTTTTAAAAGCAGTTAAATCGTAATTTCGAGCTATTAATTCTCTTTTTATCTCTTCTTCAGCACATATTCTACAGATATACTCATTATGGAATAAATAAGCAACATCGGAGTTTATAATTGTAATATAACCTCCCATTGTACAGTGCCTGCAAATTCTGGTTCGTTTATATTTAATGTTTAAAGAATCTAACATCTCTTCAATTTCAGGTTCTTTGCCCACAATGTAAATATTTTGTTTTTTTAGGATTTTAATGGCTTCCCCAGGGGGAAATAGTGATTCTTTATCGCCCTTTTTAACTATAAATTTGTAGGGTTTGATTTGGGTATTGATTCTTTTAAGTTTTAATGATCCATAAAAAACAGGCTTTCTTCTTGAATTTAAAGCCCCTTTTGAACTTCCAATTGGGTATAACTCCACAATTTTCTTGTTTTGCCGTAAAATTATCATAGATATCTACCAAATCTCCAAAAATAGAAATATTTAAAATAAGAACATGTAAATATCTGTTGCTATTATTAATATATATTCTGTATTTTAAAATTAAAAAAAAGATTAAATTCTAAAGATCATGTTTTAGCTAAAATTAGGGCTAAAAATTTAGTTTTAATAAAAAAGAGTTGTTATTAATTATTTGGTGCCATTGGTAACTGTTTTTTTGGCAGTTGAATTTGAAACATTATTAACAACAGGAGTGGTGTTAGTTACAGTTGTATTGTTGTAAAAATGCCTCATAACATGAACTGGATTAAAAGACGTGTCATCTATTACTTTCATTTGCTGTTCATTATCTAATGATAATGTAGTCGGTAATAATCCAAAAGTGATATCATTACCTGCATTTATTGCATTTACACATGAACCTAAACCAAATGCAATTAATGATATAATTAAAACAATGAAAACTTTTCCACTTTTTCTAGAATCCATATAAAACTTCCTTCAATATTCAATCTACACAACTATATAATCTTGTTTTGAAATTTAAAAATTATTTAATATAAATATATCGTTACACCATTTAAGATTAACTGAAAACAATTAAAAAGAAGAGCAATTTGAGAAAATAGGAGTAAATTAAAATAAATAAATTAAAAAATAAATGAAGATTTTAAAGCCAAAACATGACATTAAACATTTATTCAACAGTTACACATTTCGCCAGGTTTTTAGGCTTATCTGGATCTATATCCCTCATTACACTGATATAAT
This portion of the Methanobacterium sp. genome encodes:
- a CDS encoding DUF2723 domain-containing protein; this translates as MNLTDLHKQIMDKIDILIPITVFILTFIVYIKFLAPSVLQGDSAEFCIASYTLGIPHPTGYPIYTWIGHLFSLMPIGSVAYRINLMSAFFAAFTSALIYVIVFEIAKFNKNIISNKKEQSNLPESHYKLQINVYRVIALIAALALAFSKSFWLQAEIAEVYTLNAFFIALMILILIKWSENENIRLLYIFFLVYGLSLGAHASNILFMPIFLLFIGWTNYRVFLNYKNSSLFVLLFLMGLSQYIYILIRASQFPQYSVISPGIDEWWMLIIAKQYSYYLIFSLSSIPERILIYFGHLKANFFIMGYILGVIGIIGLINKNIKLAMLLIVMFILNIIFYLNYYVFDVEFMFIPSFLIFSIFIGVGVITAFDLIKYILDKVEGKTKSKNIKRNILKILIIFILASSLVMVPITSYINNYNQIEQQDGDSFEYFVSTTLNEVPSNSTIITYWKAFTAFKYFQIVEGINSNVTVIPVEDDDVLKVVDQYSDKQNVFLVHNLDQISGEYYLITFWNVPDAGTMYRIIKINKI
- a CDS encoding DEAD/DEAH box helicase; translated protein: MIILRQNKKIVELYPIGSSKGALNSRRKPVFYGSLKLKRINTQIKPYKFIVKKGDKESLFPPGEAIKILKKQNIYIVGKEPEIEEMLDSLNIKYKRTRICRHCTMGGYITIINSDVAYLFHNEYICRICAEEEIKRELIARNYDLTAFKNFKKMLDKTGDLNKVLSVFDPNFNPVKNPDLTLYDKITIKDDKNIPKLSMDDINISAEFKDILKKQGKYLLPVQSMALSNGLLEGESLLVVSATASGKTLIGELAGIPNALNGKKFMFLTPLVALANQKYRDFKKRYSKLGLKVAIRVGMSRINAKEELSIRDENIGNADIIVGTYEGLDFMLRSGGAGELGELGTVVIDEIHMLDDEERGPRLNGLIKRLNSLFDNIQVLGLSATVKNPDEIAKEFKMKLVEYDKRPVPLERHLIFANSEYEKEDIMTKLARSEYKNTSKKGFHGQTIIFTNSRRKTHSIADYLTKRNVNAAAYHAGLSYSKKNKIERDFGKQKISTVVTTAALAAGVDFPASQVIFESLTMGNKWLGPNEFSQMLGRAGRPTYHDVGKIYLIPEVGRKFDEETEDFMAVTLLESDVEPVHLEYSENAMIEQFLADISSTRIKKLEDFKNAYKNLELPLDYDSAFDILTDYGFINEKNGNVNITDYGKAVSVSFLDYKEADYIRKRLNKNPLEIAISLEPFESVYMSQRVNRRLNKILKTNISSRLFADSSMDILSSADVISKLEPNLRDPIINMQIDFLSCRCKDRPFCGCFQTEFSRKVLQKRLSKKDPVDISKKFLRDYQIHVYAGDIFSWLDSIIRMLEAIRRIAKAYKYHKTAKECSKLIKAIEN